The genomic segment ACGTCTTTTTCTTGTGACGAATAATCTACAACGTCGTTTACCATAAAATGGTGCCATTACATTATCATCTACTAAGGTACGACACCcttatttaaagaagaaaggTTTGATTTATACTCTGAATGGTTGTATGAAGAAATTATGCACATTTACAAATAGTAGTAACATACAAAGATAGTATATAGTTCTGCTCAACTAGAGACAACTGctatttaatgataaaaaagtCAACCCTATGTTTTAAAGTCCAGATCTATCTGAGAAtgtcaaatttattttaaggATTGAGCTAATTTTCAAATGTCTGCCTGTCACAGTCATGGTATCTGTCACAGGTTGCATAGCAAAGAAACAAGTTATCGCTTATATGGCCTGTCATTTCGTGATGccatttttgtttaaagATTAATCAAGTACCAGTTGGATTATTCTATCTACCGCTAAATCTGTAAAGGTTCTTAATTAATGTTTACCGTACTGACTGAAAAAATAACTAAATAGGAGTTACTTTGCTAAACAAAACTAAACGATATGTGTAGCAATTAGTTAGAAATGTTATTCTTCCCTTACAACAGATTAAGTGAAGTGGACATCTTAAATCTATCGCAATAAGATATACTCGCATACCATGGTTTTAGATCAATAATTGACTATTATAATCTATAGTATAATTTTGTGACTTTTTTCAGTCATGTTATATAGTCACATAGCCCATCTATTCTGCCCTTTGTTCCTGATcaagaaatgaaatatgGTACTATATCGATTCAAGGAAATTATCACCCAATTGCGCTGTAAAATTTCTGCTGTAAACAAGTCAGaaagtttcaataaataaaaccTGTAATAATCAggaaaaaaagatattcaGCAACTTAAAAACTATCGTCATACATGCTTTTAAATTCTCAATAACCATTGATTTCATTATGCTTCCTCATCTTATTTAGTCACGCATTATGACATAATATGTTATAGTTTCCATAAAATCATATTGTATGTTTATTCTAGCTGATTGAAACGTTTTAATCATTATCACTCCAAAATTTCATATACTCCGTAATAACTGtaatgttttatttttctaaatattatatctatttattttaccaattataaaatatcagATCAACTGAGTAAAATCCcctttttttataaattcCTTTTACGATATAGTATCCTTAAGTGAAAAAGCTATATTTATCGCTTAAAAAGTTATGAGTGAACGATTGCTTTAGCGTGATCATGATCATTTAGGTTTTGATCCTAACATAATCACTGAAGATCTAGTGTGTATTCGGCTGAATTGTGATGTTCGTTTACATAATTATCAACACCGACAAATTTGTTCCATGTTCTACTCATGATAGAAAGTGTCATATTAAAGAGATTTCTTGGTAAATCAACATAACTTCTCCATAAAAAGGTTAAAGCTTCATTCAAATTGTGTATTTCATGTTTCCATGCCTTTTTCCATCTGTTTTCAGAAGTTATATCTGTGTCTACCCTTCTTTTTTTAGTCGACATATCCAAATCAGTGAATTCGttcatcttcttctcttcttttGGTCTTTCATCTTTAACCTTAGGGTTTAAGCTATTATTTAAACTCTTATTCATTTCATTCATTGATTCAGATATTAGTTTACCAGCATTTCTCAcaactttgaaaaaattgtcCATTTGGAAATAATTTGCTAGCTTACTACCATTGTCAGATAATCTTTCATTATAcaatctttcaaaattgttGATAGAATCTATTGATTTAGATAATCTATCCAAAGTGTTAAACAAAGCAATTAACTCATATTTTGTCAATTTATCGACAAcgttttgttttgtttcCTCATCGGCATCATCCAGTTCAAATAAGATTTTTAGACTTGTTGCATAGCCAGTTGTTTGAACTTTGCCCCATAGTCTACACCTGTCACAATGTACACAATCCATGATCTCAGTAACATTTTTGAATCTTTGTCTGAATTCGTcctttaataataaactcaaatcatcttcaaataCTAAATCTTCATTGAAAATTCTAGAGTCAAATTGAGAAATGATATCAATAATCTTAGTCTTAACAGATTCATCATAAGAATTACAGAATTCTAGATTTTTTAGGTAAGGTTGAATTTTCCACAATGCTTTTGAGATAATAGcataattaaaataaatgtttGAAACTCTTTCAGGAAAATTACCCACTCTAGCCATGAAGAGATCCAAATTAGGTTCCCATTTACCAGTTTCAGTgttcaaatattcatttgatAAATGTGTGCCAATAGAGGCATGGAGACCAGATACTAACCTATAAAAAACATCTTTTGCCAATGATGCAGAAGCTTCATTCACAGTGAAACAGTTATCTTGGTAAATGCTTTGCCAAACTTGGCCAGCTTGTTTACCACCATAACCTGTGAATCTTTCTGGATTAGCACTTAAATCGACTAAAACTGAGTCACGGTTAGCAAAATCTGCGGTATCACAATAGTCAACATTGGATTCATCTTCTAACTTGTTGTCCAAAGAACTGGTAGTTTTTCCAGATCCAGCACACAATTGATCAAGAAACTTACATTCATCATCTTTTGTGGAATCTTCCTCAATACTGTCATTGCTGAAGCTACCTAATGCATCAGGTTGCCAATATTCTGGTAGACTATCCCAATCCTCCACTACATCGACAGCACATGCTCTATGAAGACATTGTGCATTATTGTCTTCCCAAAAGGGACATTGTTTGTATAAATTGAgcttgaaatatttaaaaaaatcgGTTGCCACCAACGAAATAACATCTGgtctaatttttttattcatttcattaatttcttGAAAAGTAATTTCACAAGTAGAACCAATCTTTTCATCTTTATccattttacaaaaattaatagcCTCCAATACAGGTTCCTGTTCAGGAGCCAAAGTTTCTCCTAGCACAACATTAGATATCCCAACAAGGGGTATAATcagtttattaaatttcattttccaCTAAActatatcaaaataatattagcGATGTTGTTCTATCTGTGTTTTCCTATCCTAAAAAAGATCAACAAAAATGACACCTAtggatataaatatatgtttaATCTTTTGTGCGGAAGTgttattgataatatatcttcacctatatatatgacaAAAATGAACCAAGTGCTTTTAATAACTAATCAATTTAAAAGAGTTCacaaattatttgttatattGTACGTGATCATAATTGCGCTTctaaaaaatttcaattaataatcatAAGAATCGGATACCGTAAAGATAGAAAAAAGAACCAATTTTCTATACTTTAAAGGTTTGACTATTTAGTTAGACACTTGGTAGATATTTTTAGAACCGTATGTATGCATGCAAGGCAGCTTTGAGATTGCCAGATGTTTCAATTTAGTGCTTGGTACTAGTCTTTACGGAATAAATGCTCAGTTTCTCGACAATGGACTAAGGACAACGAGGCGCAGAAAATATGTCGGTAGAACGAACCTTCTGGAAGTTtttagtatatataaattaatataagTGTATTTGACTTAAACATGCaagaatatattgtttcttttaaGTAGGATACGCTAGAATGTAAGATACGTACATGCGTTTCGAGAAACTATTGTGCGTTATGtgtattatattgaaacatctacttatttaaatattgaatgtATTTTGCTGATTGTTCGAAACTAAATGCTACTAGGAGAGTGAATCCATTAAACATGCATAGCTTAGTCAATTCCCTCAGAGTGTCTTCGGAATTGGAATCATCAACGACaaatataagtatattGTTGTCATTCTTAGATAAAGGTGTCATTCGTCTTGTAATATAGTCTGCATACAACTTATGGTATGTGAGtgtcaaaaataaaacaggTCTTTGTCTTACTAAATAGTCATAATATATCTTCTGGCCACCCTTTGATGAAGTATATCTCCAGTTCGTGTTCTTTAAATGATTAAGTAAAGGGTTGTCCTTTTGGGTCGTATTTACGAGAACAGCCTTACTAATAACTCTTGCGTCCAGATTCGTATTATTAAGTGATCTTTTGTTGCCATTAAAGGATGATGTCTCATCACTCTCTTGAATATCTTTATCAAACTGAGTTGGATCACGAGTGATGGCATTTATTATTGGCTCTTTCGGTACATCCGTTTGAGATGTTTGAATATTGTTTGTTATTTGGCGCTCTTGTGCACTACCTTGTTCCAAATTGCGTTCTCTATCATTTACTTCGTTTCTTGATTCTTGATGCGGGTTCCTAGCAGCATCGTTATCATTAGCTCCATGTTGCTGTCTTAGTCTTTTCACACCTGCAAGAATACTCTCGAATGATGTTGGATCCGTGTTATTCATGTCAGTTCACCGTCGACTTTTATTGTGGTGGTTCTCAACGTGTTCTTACGTTAATGTCTCTCTTTATTATCACTTTTTAGGATAAATAGTTTTCTTATACTTTAATTTTACTTCCTGAAgttattttcttttcagGGTTCTGTTTTCATTTAGTATGTTGATTAATTACAAGATAGAAAATAAGTTGCATAAGATAGAAACCAGGAGGTAGAAAATAAGTAGAGAATGCTATATAAATAGTTAACAAACATAACTGTTGTACCAAGAGTCAGTATAGAATAGGTTCACACGCTGGACACCAGCTATTTCAACAAATCCTTATATCCCTTGAAAAGATCACGATCTCAGCTTGAAACACTGAGGATTTTTTTGAAGTATTTAAAAACCTAACGAAGTAAGCTTGTTCAAAATACGACATAACACAGTCTTGCTGCTCTTATAAGCATTTATATGACATTGTTTCATTGTAAAGACTATAGTCATGCAATCATCtcgatatttttaaaagtgaaaattttttcaactttgaaatttcaagcgatgagatgagatgagatgagctGAACTGAGTTTTGCACCGAAAGGAAAAACTTTCAATGAACATTGtagttaatattttaattgattttctatttaaaaGCTAAGATATCTTATATTCTTAGGGTTCATATccttattttctttatgaCTGGGACGCTAAAGCAAAGTTTTACTGTTTCTTGACCCGTAGATCTATTCCATTTGAGATATGGCTAAAAAGAAGAGAACATCCAGAGCCAAGAGCTCTAAAAGAGCCTTGAATGCTCTAGAGTTGGCAGAAAAAGCTGTTAGAGGTTATGGAACTGACTCAGATAGCGATGATAATGGTTACCGAGGTAGAGGCAGGGGTAAAGGACCTACCCGTAGAAGCAATGTGGTTAACTTATTAAAAAGAGTAGGAGGTAAAGAAGACGATGACGACGAAGCTGCAGAAGATTCGTTTGAAGATGAGGAATTGGATTCAGACGAAGCATTTGGTTCAGGTGAAGATTTTGATGTCATggattcaaaattttctCAAACCTTACGtgatttgaagaagaaaaatggCGACGATTATGAACTTGACATAGACGAAGAAGGTGGTTATACCTCcattgatgatgatgatttaatgTCGCTTTCACAAGTCTGGGATATGGATGAAAAACCAAAGAAAACTCATGATGCCGACGATGCTGCTGATGATATAACTACAACATctgaattcaaattaaatgatgacGATATTTCATCCCAGTCTTCCGAATCATCGAGTTCAGATGATTCAGACGATGGCTCTGAATCCGATCCATTTGATGAGATTTCAGAAGACGAAAACGACATTCATTTAAAGACTATTACTGATGATCTTTCGAAAAATGATGACGGAACTTCCAAAAAGAGATTAGATAACTATGCAGATggtgaagaagatgaattCAATTTACCCTCAATTAGTAGAATAGGTATCTCATCAACTACATCAATGGGTTTAGCCGGTAACAAGCTTAACTTAGCTGATATGATGAGTGTTGTGGAAGATAAAGAAGCAGTTTCAAAAGCATCTCTGCTTAAAAGTGATAATAAACTGACTGTTTCAATTCCATTACCTCAAAGAATTCAGCAAAGAAATGAACGTAAAGCTGCTTATGAAATATCTAAAGACGAAGTAAATAAATGGAATGACGTCGTTAAACAGAACAGAAGAAGTGAATATTTATCGTTCCCTCTAAATCCTAAAGTTCAACATAATGAAGCAACAACATTTTCAAGAGCAGACGGTAAGTCTAAAACAGAATTAGAAGTAAAAGTTAATGAGATTTTGAAAGATAGTTCCTTAGCTGATCCAGAGAAAGAACAAACATTTGAACAATTGGCAACTGCAACAGTTACACCAGAAGAAATGCAAAAGAGAACAGCTGAAAGAAGATTAATGAGGGAATTAATGTTCCGTGAAGAAAGAAAGTcaaaaagattaaagaaGATTAAATCAAAAGCATTTCATCgtattaaaaagaaagaaatgtTAAGAAATAAAGAAATGGCAGGCTTATCTGACGAAAGTGATACTGACATGGATATTGTTAGGGCTAAAGAGAGAATGACCCTGAAACATAAAAGTAATAACAAGTGGGCTAAGGATATGGTCAAACATGGAATGTCAAATGATGCCAATACAAGAGAGGAAATTGAGGAGATGTTCAAACAAGGTGAAAAATTGAGACAGAAAATACTGGATAGAAAAGACGGAGAAtctgatgaagataaaaatttaagtGACTACGAAAGAGAACAGGAAGATGAAGATAGCCTTGCCATTAGTGATCCTATGGATGCTAAAGCTAAATTTGGCAAATCAGGTGTTATGAATATGGCATTTATGAAAAATGCAGAAGCaagagaaagagaagataataaaaagcTAATGGAAAGGTTAAGAGATGCTGAAGCTTCAGAACAAATTACTTTATTTGCAAGTGATGacgaaaatgaaaataacgGTGAAAATGTTAGATTAAACAATGGTAGAAGAATTTATACACCAGGTAATCTGCAAGCAAAAGAAGAGATGGATAAAATGAAAGAAGAGCTACTAGAAGAACAAAAAGTTGATGAATCTCGTTTGTTAGCTAATCGTCTTTCaactaaaaaaaatgtaaagAAAGATAAAACAAAGGCTGAcgataaaaaagaaaaatcgTCAATAGAAACTTCAAATGATACAGTGGATGCTGAATCCAATGCTAACCCATGGCTAGATGGAGACAGCGATGACGAAGCATACGCGCATAAGCAATCATCTAAGGTTTCTGTCATTGAAAAGGATAGCAC from the Tetrapisispora phaffii CBS 4417 chromosome 9, complete genome genome contains:
- the ERO1 gene encoding ER oxidoreductin (similar to Saccharomyces cerevisiae ERO1 (YML130C); ancestral locus Anc_8.877), with amino-acid sequence MKFNKLIIPLVGISNVVLGETLAPEQEPVLEAINFCKMDKDEKIGSTCEITFQEINEMNKKIRPDVISLVATDFFKYFKLNLYKQCPFWEDNNAQCLHRACAVDVVEDWDSLPEYWQPDALGSFSNDSIEEDSTKDDECKFLDQLCAGSGKTTSSLDNKLEDESNVDYCDTADFANRDSVLVDLSANPERFTGYGGKQAGQVWQSIYQDNCFTVNEASASLAKDVFYRLVSGLHASIGTHLSNEYLNTETGKWEPNLDLFMARVGNFPERVSNIYFNYAIISKALWKIQPYLKNLEFCNSYDESVKTKIIDIISQFDSRIFNEDLVFEDDLSLLLKDEFRQRFKNVTEIMDCVHCDRCRLWGKVQTTGYATSLKILFELDDADEETKQNVVDKLTKYELIALFNTLDRLSKSIDSINNFERLYNERLSDNGSKLANYFQMDNFFKVVRNAGKLISESMNEMNKSLNNSLNPKVKDERPKEEKKMNEFTDLDMSTKKRRVDTDITSENRWKKAWKHEIHNLNEALTFLWRSYVDLPRNLFNMTLSIMSRTWNKFVGVDNYVNEHHNSAEYTLDLQ
- the RAD10 gene encoding DNA repair protein RAD10 (similar to Saccharomyces cerevisiae RAD10 (YML095C); ancestral locus Anc_8.874) codes for the protein MNNTDPTSFESILAGVKRLRQQHGANDNDAARNPHQESRNEVNDRERNLEQGSAQERQITNNIQTSQTDVPKEPIINAITRDPTQFDKDIQESDETSSFNGNKRSLNNTNLDARVISKAVLVNTTQKDNPLLNHLKNTNWRYTSSKGGQKIYYDYLVRQRPVLFLTLTYHKLYADYITRRMTPLSKNDNNILIFVVDDSNSEDTLRELTKLCMFNGFTLLVAFSFEQSAKYIQYLNK
- the UTP14 gene encoding Utp14p (similar to Saccharomyces cerevisiae UTP14 (YML093W); ancestral locus Anc_8.872) — translated: MAKKKRTSRAKSSKRALNALELAEKAVRGYGTDSDSDDNGYRGRGRGKGPTRRSNVVNLLKRVGGKEDDDDEAAEDSFEDEELDSDEAFGSGEDFDVMDSKFSQTLRDLKKKNGDDYELDIDEEGGYTSIDDDDLMSLSQVWDMDEKPKKTHDADDAADDITTTSEFKLNDDDISSQSSESSSSDDSDDGSESDPFDEISEDENDIHLKTITDDLSKNDDGTSKKRLDNYADGEEDEFNLPSISRIGISSTTSMGLAGNKLNLADMMSVVEDKEAVSKASLLKSDNKLTVSIPLPQRIQQRNERKAAYEISKDEVNKWNDVVKQNRRSEYLSFPLNPKVQHNEATTFSRADGKSKTELEVKVNEILKDSSLADPEKEQTFEQLATATVTPEEMQKRTAERRLMRELMFREERKSKRLKKIKSKAFHRIKKKEMLRNKEMAGLSDESDTDMDIVRAKERMTLKHKSNNKWAKDMVKHGMSNDANTREEIEEMFKQGEKLRQKILDRKDGESDEDKNLSDYEREQEDEDSLAISDPMDAKAKFGKSGVMNMAFMKNAEAREREDNKKLMERLRDAEASEQITLFASDDENENNGENVRLNNGRRIYTPGNLQAKEEMDKMKEELLEEQKVDESRLLANRLSTKKNVKKDKTKADDKKEKSSIETSNDTVDAESNANPWLDGDSDDEAYAHKQSSKVSVIEKDSTAEKKALYKLAKSTAKSDSKSKSLKNKNRDEDLLLDMEDSNRLQIKDAFNGSDDDDASDSKGFMFKQQDVIAEAFAGDNVVAEFEEDKKRTVIDEDDKEEDVTMPGWGDWAGAGARPKKKRKFIKKIQGVVTKDNRKDKNLKNVIINEKQNKKNSKYQSSSVPFPYENKEQYERSLRMPIGQEWTSRASHQKLIKPRITTKPGEVIDPLKTLFK